GCGGGAGGTAATGAGCGACTCCTCTTGTGCGAAAGAGGCATCAGGACCTATGAGAAAGCCTCACGAAACACCTTTGATATCAACGCCATTCCTATCCTGAAGGAGAAAACCCATTTGCCGGTGATTGCAGATCCATCTCACGGGGTTGGCATCAGAGATTATGTGGAGCCGGTGGCCCTTGCTGCTACGGTGGCTGGTGCCGATGGGGTGATTTTTGAGATCCATGAGAAACCCGAAAAGGCTTTTTCTGATGGTCAGCAAACCCTCGACTTTGAAGAGTCTGCCAAGTTGATCAGAAAGATGCGAGCTTTGAAAGAGCTGGATTGAAACATCAGGGGGTGTCTAATCAAAACATCCCCTGATTACTTCATCACTAGTCGTCTGTCATTGGAATTTCTATGATGATCTGACATCCTTCTTCCGGCGCTGTATGGATTTCCATGTTTCCATTAAACATCTCTACCCTTCTTCTTATATTATTAAGGCCGATCCCTTCACCGTCATGTTTAGGATTGAATCCCTTTCCATCGTCCTGCAGGATCATTTGTAGTTTAAACTCGTTGACTTGAAACCAGAAGTCAAGTTTTGTGGCCTGTGAATGCTTAAGAATATTATTCAGTTGCTCTTGTAGAATTCTGTAAATATTCAGCTTGATTACAGCACTTAACTCCACCTCAGGGCAGATTTGAGTGTCAAAATTAATCTCATACTGATCATTCGTATTAATGCTTTGTAGGAGCTTATGCATGGCATCTTCCAGTGGAGTCTCTTCCATGTTGGAGGGAGCCAGACGGTGAGAGAGCTTTCGGATGTCATTGATCGCACTGTCCGTATAGGAGTGGGCTTTGGCTATACTCTGGTGATCATATCCAGGAATCGACTGAAGATGGTTAAGGTTCATGACGGATGCCACCAATAGCTGAATGATGTTGTCATGAAGTTCCCGTCCGAGTTCATAACGTTCTTCCTCTTGGGTATTGATAATGGCCTTGGCGATCTTCTGTTCAGCAGTGACTCTTTCAGTAATGTCTCTACACACCCCAATCATTGATAGGGGTTCCCCATCTTCATTCTTAGTTACTATCGCGTGAGCTTCGATGTGACGAATGTCATTGTTGGTCCATACCACTCTGAATTTCTCATTGAAGTGGCCCGTTTTCATGGCTTCTTTCACCTTGGTTTCAAAGCTGGCCACATCCCGTGGATGTATGCACTTAGTCCAGTCTTCATATTTGTGATCAAAATCATCAAAGCCAACCTCATACATGCCAAACATGTATTCGTTCCAGACCATTTTGTTATCTGGGATGTCCCAATCGAAAATGCCCATGTGAGCAGAGGTAGTGGCTAAAATGAGTCGATTGGAAAGTTCTTGGAGCTCTTTTTCAGCCTTTTTCTGGTCCGTGACATCCTGCATGGCTCCCAGCATCCTCACTGGGATTCCATTGTCATCGAACATGACATATGATCTGTCCAGGATAGAGCGGTATGAACCATCGGGGTCTTTGAAGCGGTACTCTTCAATAATAGAAGTCTTTCCATGGCGCAACGCATCACTCATCGATTTTTTCAGTTTGTCTATATCATCTGGATGCACTCTGGAGAAGAATGATTCATCACTTAGGAAGTCCGTGGTTCTGTTCTTTCCATAGAAAGAATAGAGCTGATCATTCCCAATTAATGTGTTGTTTACAATGTCCCAATCCCAGACAGCATCATTTGTGGCTTTGGCTATCAGTTCATAGCGTTCGTTAGATTTCCGAATAGCTTCTTCGGCTTTTTTGCTCTCTGTGAGATCCAGGAATGAGCCCAGAATTTTGAGTTGCTCGTCGGGTGCAGCCATAAAGGCGAAACATCTGATCAGAAGCGTTCCGTACTTGTTTGAAGCAATTTCATAGCGAATTTCATCTGTCCAGCCTGTGGCTTTTCTGTTTTGAATTTGTTCTAATTTTTCCAGGATTTTCCCTTGATCTTCAGGGTGGATTTTCTCCAGCCATTCGTCAAAAGAGGGGAGGCCATTGGCACGATCGAAACCGAAAAGGAGATAGTGACTATCGCTCCACCAGGCTTTGTTGCTGGACGGACACCATTCAAACAGTGCATCGTTGGTGGCTTTGGCTATGAGGTCGAAGCGCTCATAGGATTGCTGCAACTTCAAATCTCTTTTTTTGGATTCTGTAATATCCTGTAGCGTTCCTTCTACACGAATCAATTTTCCGTTTTTATCAAAACTAATACTACTTACGGCTTGTATGTAGCACACGTCTCCATTACTTGTAATGAATCGGAATTCAGTTTCTCGCCCCATTCCGTCTTTGGCCATGGCTTGTCGGTCTGCCGATACTTTTTGTCGGTCATCAGGGTGGATCATCATTTTGAAGGTTTCCTCAGGTATTGGGCCATCCGATTTATTCGATCCGCAGATTTTGTACATTTCATCTGACCAGTAGGTCTCGTTGGTGTCCCAGTTCCATTCCCAGTATCCCAACTTGGCTATTTCCTGAGCAGTAGTGAGTTGTTTGTGAGACTTCTGGAGAGATTTCTCGGCATTCACTTTCTCACTAATGTCAATCCCAACACCCATCAGGCATGTTTCATCGTTATACTGTATGGCAATTCCTGTAAAGTAGTAGGGCACTCGTTGACCATTTTTCAGCAAAAAGTCTGCTTCCACATTATCCTCACCGGATACGAATACATTCCCAATTTTTTCTGCAAGTAACTCTTGCTGATCCTCTGGGAAAAACTGGATAGGATGCATCTTGATGATTTCATTACCGGTGTAGCCCGTTACGGATTCGAAATTGCGGTTCCATCTGAGAAATTTTCCTTCTTGATCATACAAGTAAAACACACCGGGGAGACTATTTATAATGTTGTCAGAGAGCTCTTTTTCGTCGATAATTTTTTTCTCGGAGAGCTTTTGAGCAGTGATGTCCTGTGTAGCTCCTTTGAGTTTGACCACTTTTCCACCCTCAACCACCGGCTGTCCGATCACCCTTAGCCATTTGTCAGAGTCCAGAAGCTGAACTTCCAGATCATAGGGCTTCTTGGTTTTGATGGCATCATAAATGGCATTTTGAATCTTCTTTTGTGAGTCTGATGAGTAGAGGTTGATCCAGGACTCTTGATCTGAAGGTATATTCTCTTTTAGGTTATGTATTTCAAGAAACTCTGGGCTCCATATCCCCTTGGCCGCTGAATTAATTTCAAACTCCCAGGCGCCGATCTTTGCAATGCGACCAACTTCCCGGAGGATTTGCTCCCCTTCCCTCAGCGCTTTTTCAGCTTCTTTTCTTTCAGTGATGTCTCTCACGATCGCCTGGATGTTTCCATCTTCGGTGAGTTTGGAGCTAATCTCCACATTAAACTTCTCTCCATTCTTTCTCATCGCTACGCGCTCCACCATCCGATGGGTACCTGAGAGCAGGTCTTGCATCATCTCGGGTAAGTCATCTGCCTCTATCAAATCCAGGATACCGAGTTTCTTTACCTCCTCGGCAGTATATCCCGTCATCCTTAAGCCACTTTGGTTCACGTCGATAATCCTTGCCTTGGTATCAGTAATGAAAATACCATCAGATGCGTGTTCAAATAGAGATCTAAACTTTTGTTCACTCTTTTCTATATTTTTCCGGGCATCTCGCCTGGCGGTCACGTCATGCTGCACACCGAAATGTCCTATGATTCTTCCTGCCTCGTCGTAAAGTACAGTATAATCACCCTCTACCCAGAATTTAGAGCCATCCATTCTCCGCTCATCGGTATCCACTCTCAGTTTACCCTTGTCAAAAAAGTCAATCCAAATCTTTTTGCTGTTTTCCAGGTCGTGCTCGAAAAAATCTCGTGGAGTAAGGCCGATGAAATCCTCCTTTTGGGCACCATACTGATCCAGCATGGCCTGATTGATGTTGGTGATCCGCTGGTGGTCAAAGACATATTCCATGACGGTACCCTTGTCAGTTTGATCATTCCATTCTATTGGCTCCTCCAGCATCATAAAGAAAAATCCGGATAGGGAGTTGTTGAAGAAGAGGTCAAGTTCCTTCTTGCTTTCTAGCAAGTCATTTTGCACCCTCTTGTTCTCCGTGATGTCTTGGACCAATGACATCACGGAGGTTACTTCTCCTCGTTCGTTTTTTACAGTAGAGTTATACCAAACACAGTCTATGATCTTGCCGGATTTGGTGTAATTTCGGTTGATGGAGACGTTTCCACTTACTTTTCCAGACATCAAATCAACTGCTACTTTGCTGGTTTTTTCCAGGTCCTCTTCATAGATGAGATTGAAAGCAGTGATGTCGTTGCTGAGAATTTCCTCACTTGACCATTCAAAGATCTCCTCACACCTGGAGGACCATTGGGTTACTGTTAGCGATTGATCATATTCTACTATACCCAGTGGGCTATTGCTGAGGTGGCCAGCCAGCTGTTCATAAGCGCCCTTGAGCTCTTTCTCAGCAGTTTTGGTCTTGGTGATGTCATTGGCGGTGACCAGGTGATGAGGTGTGCCATTGAGGTCAAAGATTTCTATGGAAAGTAAAAAGGTAATATAAGATCCCGTTTTGCTTAGTACTCTTCTCTCCAAATCACGAATGCTGTTGCCTTTGGCCAGATGCCTGAGAATCTCTTCTCGGTTTTCCGCATTTTCTTCTGTCACAAGTCCAATCTCGAGAGCGGTTTTCCCAATGAGCTCCAGCTTTTCGTAGCCTACGATCTGACAAAGGGATTCATTGATGTCAATGATTTTATGCTGATCGTCCAAAATAGCCATTCCTATCACGTTGGAGTGAAAGGTTTTATGAAATAAGGAATCTTCAGATAGTTGACCTATCAGATCAGGCATTTTTATAGTGATCAGGCATCCCACAAAAGTTTCTGTATAGGGCTCGCCTTCATGTGTGAAAGAATACTCGCAAGGAACCATTTCTCCTTGTGCGGTAGATACAAAAGTTATTCCTTCACTTTCCCTGGAGATATCCAGCGATGAAGTTCGGAGTATGGTTTGAATTGGAGTGTCACATAATGACTTAAAACCAGTTAACTGATGTGCCCTTTCATTGGCTTCAAGGATACTTCCATTGGAGTCAATCAGGAATACGGATAGAATCCCATTTTTTATCAATGGGTGGTTTCCTTTGGATTTGACAATATCATGCATAGGCGCTTGAATTAATCTCAAACAAATCAACCATTAAAAAAGGTCTTACTATTGAAAACTCGTTGAGTGAGGGGATTTGATCGTCAGAAATGGGTTATTCAAAGGGAGATCATTGCCATTAGTCGTAAGACAGTACTTTATCCAAACCCATCTTTCGACCGTCATTTGATATGATATATTTTCATATAACGAATTGATGGCATGAAGGTTCTTTTATCCGATCCCTGGCTTATTGTTATCTTTGTAGGGAACAATAACCCAAAACCCCAAGTTTGTATTGTATGAAACAGATTTATGGACATTACACTGACGAGGATTTCCAGGTATGGAAGATTTTATACGAGCGTCAGATCAAAAACCTTCCGGAGGCGGCTTGTGACGCGCACATGGAAGGTTTGGAGAAAGTAATTTTCGTACCTTCAGAAATACCCCATTTTGACGGTACCAATGAAATTTTGGAAAAGCTCACTGGTTGGAGACTCGCTGTAGTACCGGGTATCGTCCCTGATTACACCTTCTTTGAACTGATGTCTAACCGACGGTTTCCGGCTACCACATGGCTCAGGAAGATGGAAGAGCTGGATTATTTGGAGGAGCCAGATATGTTTCATGACGTCTTTGCTCATGTCCCATTGCTTACCAATCAGGCCTTTGTGGACTTCTTGCAGGAGCTGAGTAAGATTGGTCTTGGCTATGTAGGAAATGACTATGCCATCGAAATCCTGTCCAGAATCTATTGGTTTACTGTAGAGTTTGGTTTGATTCAGGAGCAACAGGGATTGAGGATTTATGGTGCGGGCATATTGTCCTCAGCAGGGGAGACTAAATTTTGCCTGTCGGACAAGCCTCCGAAACATGATTTTGATGTGCGAACCATCGCGCAGACAGATTACAGGAAGGATGTGTTTCAGGAACAATATTTTGTAATCAAATCCTTTGAGCAATTGTACCAGAGTCTACCGGAGATCAAAGAAGTTTTGGCTGAAATGGTGGAGAAAAGAAAGGAAGAAAGTGTGCTTGCTTAGCATTTAGGATATAAATTTGTTTTCATAAAAGACCGTCTCAATTGATCATGAAAATCTTTTGGGACGGTTTCTTTTTGTTCATAGCATGAAAGTAGCCATTGTAAAATACAACGCTGGAAACATCCAGTCCCTGACCTTTGCCCTGAACCGGCTGGGGATTACTCCGGTGCTGTCTGATGACCCGCAAATACTCCTCACTGCCGATAAGGTGATATTTCCTGGGCAGGGAGAGGCCAGTTCGGCCATGAGGAGCCTGAGGGCAGCCGGGTTGGATCAGGTACTCAGACAGCTCAAGCAACCCTTTTTGGGTGTATGTCTGGGGATGCAGCTCATGTGTACTTCCTCTGAAGAGAATGATACACAAGGATTAGGTATAATACCCGAGAAGGTTCTTCGTTTCGCGGATCCTTCGGTGAAGGTGCCTCATATGGGTTGGAATGACATTACCGACTTGAAGTCACCTTTGACGCAGGGGATAGATGAGCATAGTTATCTCTATTTTGTGCACAGTTATTACGTGCCACTGAGTGAGTATACCATTGCTACCTGTGCTTATCCACAGCCTTTTAGCGCTGCACTTCATAAAGATAATTATTATGCCATTCAGCCACACCCCGAAAAGAGCGCTGATGCCGGTATGAAACTATTGGATAACTTTTTGAAACTATAAGGATGGAAATTATTCCGGCTATTGACATCATTGACGGGCAGTGTGTCCGCCTTACCAAAGGGGATTATGATCAGGTCACCAGATATTCGGATGATCCGGCACAGGTAGCCCGCGATTTTGAACTGGCGGGAATTTCCAGACTTCATGTGGTGGACCTGGATGGAGCCAAAGCCCGGCATGTGGTGAATATTGATACCCTTAGAAACATCACTTCGGCCACTGGGCTTTCCGTCGATTTTGGCGGGGGAGTGAAGACCAGGGAAGATCTGGAACTGGTGCTGGCGGCAGG
This Marinoscillum sp. 108 DNA region includes the following protein-coding sequences:
- a CDS encoding PAS domain S-box protein, with amino-acid sequence MHDIVKSKGNHPLIKNGILSVFLIDSNGSILEANERAHQLTGFKSLCDTPIQTILRTSSLDISRESEGITFVSTAQGEMVPCEYSFTHEGEPYTETFVGCLITIKMPDLIGQLSEDSLFHKTFHSNVIGMAILDDQHKIIDINESLCQIVGYEKLELIGKTALEIGLVTEENAENREEILRHLAKGNSIRDLERRVLSKTGSYITFLLSIEIFDLNGTPHHLVTANDITKTKTAEKELKGAYEQLAGHLSNSPLGIVEYDQSLTVTQWSSRCEEIFEWSSEEILSNDITAFNLIYEEDLEKTSKVAVDLMSGKVSGNVSINRNYTKSGKIIDCVWYNSTVKNERGEVTSVMSLVQDITENKRVQNDLLESKKELDLFFNNSLSGFFFMMLEEPIEWNDQTDKGTVMEYVFDHQRITNINQAMLDQYGAQKEDFIGLTPRDFFEHDLENSKKIWIDFFDKGKLRVDTDERRMDGSKFWVEGDYTVLYDEAGRIIGHFGVQHDVTARRDARKNIEKSEQKFRSLFEHASDGIFITDTKARIIDVNQSGLRMTGYTAEEVKKLGILDLIEADDLPEMMQDLLSGTHRMVERVAMRKNGEKFNVEISSKLTEDGNIQAIVRDITERKEAEKALREGEQILREVGRIAKIGAWEFEINSAAKGIWSPEFLEIHNLKENIPSDQESWINLYSSDSQKKIQNAIYDAIKTKKPYDLEVQLLDSDKWLRVIGQPVVEGGKVVKLKGATQDITAQKLSEKKIIDEKELSDNIINSLPGVFYLYDQEGKFLRWNRNFESVTGYTGNEIIKMHPIQFFPEDQQELLAEKIGNVFVSGEDNVEADFLLKNGQRVPYYFTGIAIQYNDETCLMGVGIDISEKVNAEKSLQKSHKQLTTAQEIAKLGYWEWNWDTNETYWSDEMYKICGSNKSDGPIPEETFKMMIHPDDRQKVSADRQAMAKDGMGRETEFRFITSNGDVCYIQAVSSISFDKNGKLIRVEGTLQDITESKKRDLKLQQSYERFDLIAKATNDALFEWCPSSNKAWWSDSHYLLFGFDRANGLPSFDEWLEKIHPEDQGKILEKLEQIQNRKATGWTDEIRYEIASNKYGTLLIRCFAFMAAPDEQLKILGSFLDLTESKKAEEAIRKSNERYELIAKATNDAVWDWDIVNNTLIGNDQLYSFYGKNRTTDFLSDESFFSRVHPDDIDKLKKSMSDALRHGKTSIIEEYRFKDPDGSYRSILDRSYVMFDDNGIPVRMLGAMQDVTDQKKAEKELQELSNRLILATTSAHMGIFDWDIPDNKMVWNEYMFGMYEVGFDDFDHKYEDWTKCIHPRDVASFETKVKEAMKTGHFNEKFRVVWTNNDIRHIEAHAIVTKNEDGEPLSMIGVCRDITERVTAEQKIAKAIINTQEEERYELGRELHDNIIQLLVASVMNLNHLQSIPGYDHQSIAKAHSYTDSAINDIRKLSHRLAPSNMEETPLEDAMHKLLQSINTNDQYEINFDTQICPEVELSAVIKLNIYRILQEQLNNILKHSQATKLDFWFQVNEFKLQMILQDDGKGFNPKHDGEGIGLNNIRRRVEMFNGNMEIHTAPEEGCQIIIEIPMTDD
- the hisH gene encoding imidazole glycerol phosphate synthase subunit HisH, translated to MKVAIVKYNAGNIQSLTFALNRLGITPVLSDDPQILLTADKVIFPGQGEASSAMRSLRAAGLDQVLRQLKQPFLGVCLGMQLMCTSSEENDTQGLGIIPEKVLRFADPSVKVPHMGWNDITDLKSPLTQGIDEHSYLYFVHSYYVPLSEYTIATCAYPQPFSAALHKDNYYAIQPHPEKSADAGMKLLDNFLKL
- the phhA gene encoding phenylalanine 4-monooxygenase, with the protein product MKQIYGHYTDEDFQVWKILYERQIKNLPEAACDAHMEGLEKVIFVPSEIPHFDGTNEILEKLTGWRLAVVPGIVPDYTFFELMSNRRFPATTWLRKMEELDYLEEPDMFHDVFAHVPLLTNQAFVDFLQELSKIGLGYVGNDYAIEILSRIYWFTVEFGLIQEQQGLRIYGAGILSSAGETKFCLSDKPPKHDFDVRTIAQTDYRKDVFQEQYFVIKSFEQLYQSLPEIKEVLAEMVEKRKEESVLA